TTATATCTATGGCAACGGTAGATCATCAATTGAACTTCACTACTAAAGCATTTAGAGACAAGggtggagaggaaagagagatttTTACACCAAAAAGAACCCAAACTGAAAGTAGCACTGAAAAGCGGACAAAAGTTTATACAGCAACAACACAGTAAAAAGCTGCCTCTGAAGATGGCGCAGTCTTCTCCCCATTTATTTGTTCTGTCAACCAGCAGCATTCTTTCAAGCTCATTCCACAAACCGCTCCCTCTCCACTTATactttttcatgtctgttttcCCCATTATGTTAATTGACTGTTGTAAAGAATTTGGGGCTGCTTTGAGTCTTTGATATCAACTCTGTTTATTGCTACTTCCCATTCCATCAATTTTTCATATAAAGCATTTCATTACATTCAATATAGTGCAACCTCTGCACTAGAATAAAAAGAGGGCGGATGGTGAAGGTGTTGTAAGAAGTTTCATAGTCATAGACTTCTATACAATATCAGCATTAAATCCCACAAGTCTGATGGACAGTTGTAGAATGCCAGGGATTTCCTTTCTCCACACAGGAAAACTACAGTGCTGCCAAAGGGGATGTTGCTGAGGCAGCCTATTAAATGCCCAGAAATGTATGCCTCCAGTCAGTCAACAGCTAATAAAGAGCTGTGCAAAGGAGGCCGTTATCTAAGCTCTTCCTGAACTAAAGGGATGGCTGCAACAGGAACTTGTCAGTGGGAAGCAGTAAAGGCTCACCACATGGTCAAGGGCATCACAATAGTGACCAGAGACAACTGTGGAACAGGAATCTTATGTTCCAGCAGCAACTTCTAGAGAGTCATCATCATATTTCAGAAGGCGGggaagaagaactgaaaagaaaaaaaaaaaaagcaaggggcCTCAACTAATAAGTGTTGAAGCAGTCATTTTGTGCAAGTACAGTTCTGCTATGTAATTAATTTCCCTTGCATAATCTACACAACTGCATACCTACCATATATATGAACAGTGAAGCATACAAATTCTAATACTTCATTACTTCAATCTAGGCTTTTCACGCTCTTCTTTAATACCAGAACATAGCTATAGGTTGGCTGTGGGAAAAATCTAATTGAAAGAAGGCAAATGTGGTGGCCAAACCAATCATACCTCAGACCAACTCCACAAACAACTCCCTGACAAAGAAAAGTCTACAAAAGAACCCATTATTTGAGGTATTTGGAGGCTGCTTAGGATCTTACATAAACAAATGAACAACCTTATCCCAAGTCTCTAAAAAATTAAGTACTTTGCGTCTCGGTAAAGACTGATTACAAGCATAAACTTGTAAAACTAATTTTGGAAAACCACTACGAAAACCTTCAATAACCATGTACAAGCAGGGTTGCACTTAGGTGTATCTGCAAATTTTGGATATAAGACTGAATCCAAACCTGGCAGACAGCAAGACATTTGGGCTTTCTTAAGTTCAAAAGGCACAACCTGGACACCTGTTTATCtgctgactgcattttttttgtctgtgtgtgatACAAGGCCATAAGCCTGCATTTTCACTGAGGACCGGCTTACCTACAATGTTTACTTTTACTCTGATGCGCTGCTTCGAAATTGACATCAGGCGGCCTGACTAACTGCCTAGCGTGGCTACATTACCTTCATGCACTTTAACATACATAAGGTTTAATCATAAAAGATTATAACACATCAGGATGGTTTATAAGTAACTTAAAGGTATTAGGAGATTTATGATGGTGTAAATTATACCTGCCCTTGAGGGCTGCACTGATTTAATTTCTCAATCCCTACGATAATCACATTTCTTATGCACATAGCTAGCCTCAGCAAACAGCCAAGATCAGTGTTGTTCCACTGCAGAATAGCAGAAAGTTGTGTTGCACTGATACCCGCCAAAAGCTGAAAAGATGCATAATTACATAAGTTGTTAAGTCTAAATGATCATAGTGAAGTGTCCATTGCCAGAGTGTAAAGTAAGACCTATGGGCCCCAGACACTACAATGCGAGGTCTGCTTGTAGTTACAAGTTCATGCACATCTGGCAGAAATGTTGTACTTCAGGTGTGTTTTTAAATGCCCGTTAAAATGGCTACAAAATATAATATTATTTCCTCCCACAGATTGAAAAAGCTTCTTGAACAAGAAACAGCATATcaggcaaaaaaagagaaggaaagcaacaagaaaataGCTAAACTGAAAGAAGAATTGACCAAACTGAAGTCCTTTGCTTTAATGGTGGTGGATGAACAGCAAAGACTCACTGAGCAGTTGAATCAACAAAGTCAAAAAGTTCAAGAGTTAACCACTTCCACAGAACAAGCACACGAGAAGCTGGCTTTTGCTGAAGCAAAAGTTCAAGAACAGGAACAGAGAGCCAGCAGGCTGGAGGCTGAACTTCCAGCCCAAAGCAGTAAGATTTCCCAAGACCAAGAAGCAATGATGGCCAAACTAACTAATGAAGACAGTCAGAACCGTCAGCTACGGATAAAATTAACTGCTCTCAGCCGACAAATTGATGAGCTGGAAGAGACCAATAAAACTTTACGGAAAGCAGAAGAAGAACTGCAAGACCTAAGGGATAAGATAAATAAGGGAGAGTGTGGGAACTCCACACTTATGACTGAAGTAGAAGAACTACGGAAACGACTGCTGGAGatggaaggaaaagatgaagagCTCATAAAAATGGAAGATCAGTGCAGAGAACTTAATAGAAAGTTAGAAAAAGAAGCATCACAGAGCAAGAACCTTAAAGGAGAAGTTGACAAACTCAACAAAAGAATTATGGAGCTGGAGAAACTAGAAGATGCTTTCAGCAAGAGCAAACAGGAATGCTACTCCCTGAAATGCaacctagaaagagaaaaaatgttaacaaagcAGTTGTCCCATGAGCTGGATGGCTTAAAAGCTAGAATTGGCGAGCTTGAGGCAATTGAAAGTAAGTTAGAAAAAACTGAGTCTACACTTAAAGAAGATTTAACAAAGCTGAAGAGTCTAACAGTGATGCTTGTGGATGAAAGAAAAGCTATGggtgaaaaaataaagcaaacagaagaaaagctgcaagCTGCAACTTCTCAGCTTCAGGTGgaacaaaataaagtgatgtcGGTTACAGAAAAACTAATTGAGGAAAGCAAAAAGGCACTGAAATCAAAATCTGATGCAGAGGAGAAAGTATCCAGTGTTACAAAAGAACGAgatgaactgaaaaacaaactcaaagcagaagaggagaaaggaagtgATCTTGTTTCCAAAGTGAATATTCTAAGAAAAAGACTTCAGTCACTGGAAGCTGTTGAAAAAgagtttcttaaaaataaacttaaggAGAGTACTAAATCCAGCACCTCCTTGCAGCAGGAGAACAACAAAATCAAAGAGCTTTCTCAAGAAGTTGAGAGGCTTAAGCAGAAGCTCAAAGAAATGAAGGCTATAGAAGATGATCTGATGAAAACTGAAGATGAATTTGAGTCTCTAGAACGAAGATATGTCAATGAACGGGACAGAGCCAAGCTTCTATCAgaggagctggaggctgtgaAAATGGAAGTGGCTAGGtataaattaacagaaaaagcagagtcCAATCAAGAGCAGCGTCTTTTTAGGAAGCTCAAAGAAGAGGAAGCTAAATCAAGTCATCTTTCCAGAGAAGTAGATGCACTGAAAGAGAAGATTCATGAATACATGGCAACAGAAGACCTAATCTGTCACCTCCGAGGTGATCACACAGTCTTACAGAAGAAACTCCTGcagcaagaaaacaagaacaggGAGTTggcaagagaaatggaaagccTCACAAAAGAATTGGAGAGGTACAGACACTTCAGCAAGAACTTCAGGCCGGGTCTCAATGGAAGAAGAATATCCGATTTGCAAGTTCTTTCTAAAGAAGTCCAGACAGATCCAGCAGACAATGAACCACCCGATTACAAAACCCTCATGCCTTTAGAGCGGACAGTCATTAATGGACAGCTGTATGGAGACAGTGATAATGAGGACAAAGATAACAACGAGGAGGAACAAACTGTGTCTTTCAAAAGCAACTCATCCATTGCAAATGCTGTGAATAAAAAATTATGGATCCCTTGGATGAAGTCCaaagagagccatcctcaaaacggAAAGATTCATACAAAGCAAAATGGAAGCTGTGCACAGACTGGAGACCTAGTGCTAAGCCATACACCTGGCCAACCTCTTCACATAAAAGTAACTCCAGACCACGGACAGAACACAGCGACACTTGAAATAACTAGTCCTACCACTGAAAGTCCTCACTCCTACACAAGCACAGCAGTTATACCCAACTGTGGCACTCCAAAGCAAAGAATAACCATTATTCAAAACGCCTCCTTAACACCTgtaaaatcaaaagcagcagaaggtTACATGAGCCCAGAGCAAGTAATTTCTCCTATTACTATGGCTACTTTTGCAAGATCTCAAACTCCTGAATCATGTGGCTCTTTAACTCCTGAAAGAACAATGTCCCCTTTGGCTTTACCAGGCTCAAGTTCTCAGGAACAAATAATCTCCACGGAGCCTTTGGAAATGGGAGCCAAGCACACCGTTTTTAGAGTATCCCCAGACCGGCAGTCATCATGGCAGTTTCAGAGATCTAACAGTACGGGATCAAGTGTAATAACTACTGAGGATAACAAAATCCACATCCATTTAGGAAGCCCTTACGTCCAAGCTCTCACCAATTCCAAGCCCATCAGCCCTTGTAATCCGGTGCAAGACAACAGAACTCCAGCACTAGCTAATGGCCTACCCAGTAAGCCCACCAATAAAATCACCAGCAGTATTACTATCACACCaacagccactcctctcccacgGCAATCACAAATTACAGTAAGTAATGTCTATAACTGACCCCCATCCATGCTGACACCCTTACCAGCAACCCATCCTGTTTCTCATCCCAGCAAGAGTTATTTGGAACAGCCCCTTTACTTTGGGAGAGATCTGTGCATGAACTATACAACAGTATATGGAACTAACTTTAAGTTTTGCCTGCTTAGTGTTATCAAGT
Above is a window of Larus michahellis chromosome 1, bLarMic1.1, whole genome shotgun sequence DNA encoding:
- the FILIP1L gene encoding filamin A-interacting protein 1-like isoform X3, with the translated sequence MGELDKVVEKQKETHKRMLEQLLMVEKSHRQTLYELEEEKRKHSKYMEKSDEFTNFLEQERERLKKLLEQETAYQAKKEKESNKKIAKLKEELTKLKSFALMVVDEQQRLTEQLNQQSQKVQELTTSTEQAHEKLAFAEAKVQEQEQRASRLEAELPAQSSKISQDQEAMMAKLTNEDSQNRQLRIKLTALSRQIDELEETNKTLRKAEEELQDLRDKINKGECGNSTLMTEVEELRKRLLEMEGKDEELIKMEDQCRELNRKLEKEASQSKNLKGEVDKLNKRIMELEKLEDAFSKSKQECYSLKCNLEREKMLTKQLSHELDGLKARIGELEAIESKLEKTESTLKEDLTKLKSLTVMLVDERKAMGEKIKQTEEKLQAATSQLQVEQNKVMSVTEKLIEESKKALKSKSDAEEKVSSVTKERDELKNKLKAEEEKGSDLVSKVNILRKRLQSLEAVEKEFLKNKLKESTKSSTSLQQENNKIKELSQEVERLKQKLKEMKAIEDDLMKTEDEFESLERRYVNERDRAKLLSEELEAVKMEVARYKLTEKAESNQEQRLFRKLKEEEAKSSHLSREVDALKEKIHEYMATEDLICHLRGDHTVLQKKLLQQENKNRELAREMESLTKELERYRHFSKNFRPGLNGRRISDLQVLSKEVQTDPADNEPPDYKTLMPLERTVINGQLYGDSDNEDKDNNEEEQTVSFKSNSSIANAVNKKLWIPWMKSKESHPQNGKIHTKQNGSCAQTGDLVLSHTPGQPLHIKVTPDHGQNTATLEITSPTTESPHSYTSTAVIPNCGTPKQRITIIQNASLTPVKSKAAEGYMSPEQVISPITMATFARSQTPESCGSLTPERTMSPLALPGSSSQEQIISTEPLEMGAKHTVFRVSPDRQSSWQFQRSNSTGSSVITTEDNKIHIHLGSPYVQALTNSKPISPCNPVQDNRTPALANGLPSKPTNKITSSITITPTATPLPRQSQITITDTFRHSIPTRIPKPKTTSTTKVPIKISAGHLNKPLQDSSSGKLRIIRTVSKTCLQSGGRRVHSNSLNGSTDNLWENSFRIGLSLRTAKF
- the FILIP1L gene encoding filamin A-interacting protein 1-like isoform X2; protein product: MRSRSNSTESPTRPKLSQQRLKDHHKEEVGYTGKGNVQRRQKEEDVAQASTILRSPKAEKKQRSSFKKREDLSRDDLLFLLSVLEGELQAQDEVIGVLKAEKIDLALLEARYGFVTPKKVLEALQRDAIQTKSEQWQEDIYEKPMGELDKVVEKQKETHKRMLEQLLMVEKSHRQTLYELEEEKRKHSKYMEKSDEFTNFLEQERERLKKLLEQETAYQAKKEKESNKKIAKLKEELTKLKSFALMVVDEQQRLTEQLNQQSQKVQELTTSTEQAHEKLAFAEAKVQEQEQRASRLEAELPAQSSKISQDQEAMMAKLTNEDSQNRQLRIKLTALSRQIDELEETNKTLRKAEEELQDLRDKINKGECGNSTLMTEVEELRKRLLEMEGKDEELIKMEDQCRELNRKLEKEASQSKNLKGEVDKLNKRIMELEKLEDAFSKSKQECYSLKCNLEREKMLTKQLSHELDGLKARIGELEAIESKLEKTESTLKEDLTKLKSLTVMLVDERKAMGEKIKQTEEKLQAATSQLQVEQNKVMSVTEKLIEESKKALKSKSDAEEKVSSVTKERDELKNKLKAEEEKGSDLVSKVNILRKRLQSLEAVEKEFLKNKLKESTKSSTSLQQENNKIKELSQEVERLKQKLKEMKAIEDDLMKTEDEFESLERRYVNERDRAKLLSEELEAVKMEVARYKLTEKAESNQEQRLFRKLKEEEAKSSHLSREVDALKEKIHEYMATEDLICHLRGDHTVLQKKLLQQENKNRELAREMESLTKELERYRHFSKNFRPGLNGRRISDLQVLSKEVQTDPADNEPPDYKTLMPLERTVINGQLYGDSDNEDKDNNEEEQTVSFKSNSSIANAVNKKLWIPWMKSKESHPQNGKIHTKQNGSCAQTGDLVLSHTPGQPLHIKVTPDHGQNTATLEITSPTTESPHSYTSTAVIPNCGTPKQRITIIQNASLTPVKSKAAEGYMSPEQVISPITMATFARSQTPESCGSLTPERTMSPLALPGSSSQEQIISTEPLEMGAKHTVFRVSPDRQSSWQFQRSNSTGSSVITTEDNKIHIHLGSPYVQALTNSKPISPCNPVQDNRTPALANGLPSKPTNKITSSITITPTATPLPRQSQITITDTFRHSIPTRIPKPKTTSTTKVPIKISAGHLNKPLQDSSSGKLRIIRTVSKTCLQSGGRS
- the FILIP1L gene encoding filamin A-interacting protein 1-like isoform X1, coding for MRSRSNSTESPTRPKLSQQRLKDHHKEEVGYTGKGNVQRRQKEEDVAQASTILRSPKAEKKQRSSFKKREDLSRDDLLFLLSVLEGELQAQDEVIGVLKAEKIDLALLEARYGFVTPKKVLEALQRDAIQTKSEQWQEDIYEKPMGELDKVVEKQKETHKRMLEQLLMVEKSHRQTLYELEEEKRKHSKYMEKSDEFTNFLEQERERLKKLLEQETAYQAKKEKESNKKIAKLKEELTKLKSFALMVVDEQQRLTEQLNQQSQKVQELTTSTEQAHEKLAFAEAKVQEQEQRASRLEAELPAQSSKISQDQEAMMAKLTNEDSQNRQLRIKLTALSRQIDELEETNKTLRKAEEELQDLRDKINKGECGNSTLMTEVEELRKRLLEMEGKDEELIKMEDQCRELNRKLEKEASQSKNLKGEVDKLNKRIMELEKLEDAFSKSKQECYSLKCNLEREKMLTKQLSHELDGLKARIGELEAIESKLEKTESTLKEDLTKLKSLTVMLVDERKAMGEKIKQTEEKLQAATSQLQVEQNKVMSVTEKLIEESKKALKSKSDAEEKVSSVTKERDELKNKLKAEEEKGSDLVSKVNILRKRLQSLEAVEKEFLKNKLKESTKSSTSLQQENNKIKELSQEVERLKQKLKEMKAIEDDLMKTEDEFESLERRYVNERDRAKLLSEELEAVKMEVARYKLTEKAESNQEQRLFRKLKEEEAKSSHLSREVDALKEKIHEYMATEDLICHLRGDHTVLQKKLLQQENKNRELAREMESLTKELERYRHFSKNFRPGLNGRRISDLQVLSKEVQTDPADNEPPDYKTLMPLERTVINGQLYGDSDNEDKDNNEEEQTVSFKSNSSIANAVNKKLWIPWMKSKESHPQNGKIHTKQNGSCAQTGDLVLSHTPGQPLHIKVTPDHGQNTATLEITSPTTESPHSYTSTAVIPNCGTPKQRITIIQNASLTPVKSKAAEGYMSPEQVISPITMATFARSQTPESCGSLTPERTMSPLALPGSSSQEQIISTEPLEMGAKHTVFRVSPDRQSSWQFQRSNSTGSSVITTEDNKIHIHLGSPYVQALTNSKPISPCNPVQDNRTPALANGLPSKPTNKITSSITITPTATPLPRQSQITITDTFRHSIPTRIPKPKTTSTTKVPIKISAGHLNKPLQDSSSGKLRIIRTVSKTCLQSGGRRVHSNSLNGSTDNLWENSFRIGLSLRTAKF
- the FILIP1L gene encoding filamin A-interacting protein 1-like isoform X4; this translates as MVVDEQQRLTEQLNQQSQKVQELTTSTEQAHEKLAFAEAKVQEQEQRASRLEAELPAQSSKISQDQEAMMAKLTNEDSQNRQLRIKLTALSRQIDELEETNKTLRKAEEELQDLRDKINKGECGNSTLMTEVEELRKRLLEMEGKDEELIKMEDQCRELNRKLEKEASQSKNLKGEVDKLNKRIMELEKLEDAFSKSKQECYSLKCNLEREKMLTKQLSHELDGLKARIGELEAIESKLEKTESTLKEDLTKLKSLTVMLVDERKAMGEKIKQTEEKLQAATSQLQVEQNKVMSVTEKLIEESKKALKSKSDAEEKVSSVTKERDELKNKLKAEEEKGSDLVSKVNILRKRLQSLEAVEKEFLKNKLKESTKSSTSLQQENNKIKELSQEVERLKQKLKEMKAIEDDLMKTEDEFESLERRYVNERDRAKLLSEELEAVKMEVARYKLTEKAESNQEQRLFRKLKEEEAKSSHLSREVDALKEKIHEYMATEDLICHLRGDHTVLQKKLLQQENKNRELAREMESLTKELERYRHFSKNFRPGLNGRRISDLQVLSKEVQTDPADNEPPDYKTLMPLERTVINGQLYGDSDNEDKDNNEEEQTVSFKSNSSIANAVNKKLWIPWMKSKESHPQNGKIHTKQNGSCAQTGDLVLSHTPGQPLHIKVTPDHGQNTATLEITSPTTESPHSYTSTAVIPNCGTPKQRITIIQNASLTPVKSKAAEGYMSPEQVISPITMATFARSQTPESCGSLTPERTMSPLALPGSSSQEQIISTEPLEMGAKHTVFRVSPDRQSSWQFQRSNSTGSSVITTEDNKIHIHLGSPYVQALTNSKPISPCNPVQDNRTPALANGLPSKPTNKITSSITITPTATPLPRQSQITITDTFRHSIPTRIPKPKTTSTTKVPIKISAGHLNKPLQDSSSGKLRIIRTVSKTCLQSGGRRVHSNSLNGSTDNLWENSFRIGLSLRTAKF